CCAACAGCTCCTCACTTTCCTCTTTTTTGCTGGATATGAATCCCACAGTTTTTTCTCTTGCCTCTTTGATAGCCTCCAGAAGGCTTGAAATCCGGCCCTAAACAAAGACGACGTGATTTAGGGTCAAACATTCCTTCAGGGGTTTGCAATTCTCCTGTTCAACAGACAGGGccaatgggggcaggggacagGAGGGCAGACCACTTGATAATGCTAGGGGCCTCAAAAGCAGGAAGTGGCCAGGCCTCTATGGACCTCGGAGAGAGCCTTTCACTAGAAGCCTAATAGCTGGAGCTACAGAAGATGGAGACACCAAACTGTCCCCCTAATACAGAGCAAGTCACAGCAGAAACTGAGAAATTATGTACAAGCCTGCTTGTAAAGAGAGAAAACTGAAGATTTTTGTAGTCTCTGGGTTACAGATAATCAGAATGAGTAGGTGGGAAACAAGCAGACATTGCTGGTTAGAGATGTAGCAACCATAACCCAAAGCACCATCACAGCTGCTTGCAAATGCTACTTGCCAGCCAGTTGCAGAAGCTCAAACTGAGAAGCTGTGTGAATCTTTTTACAGAGTAAAAGGATACATCTAACCAGGCAATTTAAatacacaatacaataaaatgtGGTATGATTGATAAGGACATGGCATCAtcaccagtgtgatgtagtgagccagcgtgatgtagtggttagagtgctggactaggactggggagacctgagtttaaatcctcattcagccatgaaactagctgggtgactctgggccagtcacttctctctcagcctaacctacttcacagggctgttgtgaaagagaaatttaagtatgtagtacaccgctctgggctccttggaggaagagtgggatataaatgtaataataataattaataaggcAAGTATGTGCTATTGTCTCTGTTCACACAAGTTTTTGTCACACTTTGAAAACCTGTGAATTCTGGCCAGAAATGACAGCAAGACAAAAGGAGTATGTATGCCACATTAAAATAATTCCTCTGTTGTACCAGGGGATTTTTCAACATATGAAATGCAGGGGAATTCCTCCTGTCCCTCCAATGAGGGGCTCCTTTTTCATTCTGCTTGGTCTCTCTAAATGTCTATCAGTGGTTAGTCTTGttggggttgccaacatttcattgccagaatgagggacacaattttgtgggggctggctgggggctgggaggtgtatgcagtggtaatcaagagcccgAGTATCATTGACGTacatgtaattgaattatatgttattgaataaatgagggacaaatgctgtccctatagggaccaacaattcatccctgaaatgagggacatcctgcgtaatgaggggcagttggcaaccctagtcttgatggctatagccTATCCCCAGGTTCAGAGCTAAGATGTTTTTGAATACTAGTTGTAGAGGAGCAGGAGAGGTGCCATGCCTTCATCCCTTGCTTGGGGGCTTCCCGATCTGGTGGACTGCTGTggaagacaggatgctggactagataggccataggcctgatccagcaaggctgtgtTATGTGGTGTTTATAGTCCCCCATTCAGAGCCACATCAACAGAATGTTAGTCCTGCAAATCAAGGTGGCCACAAAGCTGTTATTCCAGTTGTGTTAGAACAGAGCTATGGGGGACTCCAACACTTGTTTGAGAGACAAGAGTAGTGGGCCTTCTTATGGGATTAGAGCCCTCACTACAAGCACTAGAGTTTTAGTTCCTGCTGGCATTTTCTGTACACTGTAGTGAACAGCCACAGTGGTTccaacataagaatagccccactgtatcaggcctaaggcccatctagtccaacatcctgtttcacaaagtggcccagtacccaccagatgccctggagaagcccaaaggcaagaggtgatcGGCAAGGtcacaccctctctcttgctgttgctcccctgaaaccggtatttagaggcatcttgtctctggggCTAGAGGTGTGGTAAGAAAGCAGACTGCAGCTATTAAAAATTCACAAGTGTCCCATTGCTGCCATCCTGCTCCATGCAAAGTCCACCATTGCTATATACTCTCCCAACCACTCCACTAGccaatgtgcatgcacagcagtcaGCTGAGGGACCAGCCTACTAAAAACGCTTGATTTGACTGAGGCTTGTTTACATCACTTCTTGAATTACTACCTTATGTTCCTTGGCAGCCTCCTCCGTTGGACTGACACGGTGAGTACTGTGATGCTGGGATTCTCTGCAGACCACACAGATAAGGGCTTCATCCTCTTCACAGAAGAGTTTCAGAGGCTCCAGATGTTTCTTGCACAGCCTCTCCTTTGGCCCCCCAGCTTCCTTCTGCGCTTGGCAACTCAACTGCTTGAAGATTTCAGCCACATTTGACAATTGCTTGTTTGGCTTGAAGCTCTTTTCCTGAATAGCTTCTTCGCACTGGGGGCAGATGACATTTGGGCTTAGGTCCTCCAAGTACTGCACCACACAGCTTTGGCAGAAGTTATGCCCACAATTTAAAATAACAGGATCTGTGTAGTACTCCAGACAGATGGTACAAATCACTTCATCCTGCAGACGTGACACAGAATCCCTAAGATTGTCCATTATCTCACTTTCCTATAACCTGCTTCCCTTAGAAACTTGCTATACCTGAAGCAGTAGCAAATAATATAAACTTTTCCCTGACAATCTGGCACGACACCAGACAACTTAGAAACCTGGAAAAAGCAGCACTTTCAGTTAGGATTACCACTTTTTAAATAGGAAAGAGAGTCCAAACCTTTCACTGCTGCATAATGGGAAGAAATCAACAATTTCCCCCTTGTATACTCATGCTGGGGAAAGGTTGCAGCTGCTGATTTCTGCTTCTTAAAGGCACAGAGACCTTGCCTATTAAACAGGTAGCAGCTCTTATGTTTAATCCTTTTGAATGAATGGGTTTGGAAGAGTTGGGTTactattttaactattttaaaataaaattatttattttattattattcatttcttTTACAATTGTATGCCATGTCTTGCCactgcaattattattttttacattttatatcccgctcctcctccaaggagcccagagcggtgtactccatacttaagtttctcctacttcaacaaccctgtgaagtaggttaggctgagagagaagtgactggcccagagtaatccagcaaatatcatggctgaatggggattggaactcgggtctctcagtcctagtccagcactctaaccactacaccacactgactctccaaccactacaccactgcaATGAAGCATGCAAACTGGTGTACATCATGGGgttaaaattcaattaaaacaataaactgttacataaaaaataataaaacgagaaataaataaaaatgaattctATAGGGGGTTAGAAATCCAGTGGAAAACCACCACAGGCCTGATGAAACAGTCAGATATAGCTCTGAATGGTGATGAAAAGTTAGCAATGAGAGGCCTAGACACATCTcttggggcagggagttccacatccTAGGCCTTGCCACTGAGAAGGCCTTATCTTTTGTTCTTACCAACCATTCCTCAGCAGGTTGGCAAGACATGCAGAAAGGTCTTAGTGGACAGGCAGGATCATAGGAGAGGAGACAGTCCTTTGGATTGTCTGGTGCAGGTGCTGAAAATAACCTGCACTTTTAAGGGACGGGGTTGCAAACCTTTCCTACAGATTCTGTTCTAGTGCCCTTAATGATACAGAAATTAAGCAACAGTGAAGCTTCATCTCCATAGTACCAGGAAAAGCTCTGCCTACTCAATTTCTGCACGGCAGACTGCACAGAAGCAAGGCACAGGAGCAAGGCCACttaaaaagttggcaactctaCCTGTGTTCCAGGTTGTATAGCTTGATTGGTGAAGGGCAGtctagtagtagttcttttattgcagccataggccaaacagaatgAAGGGCAGTCGAAGTGGGTGAtggtggaatggaatggaatagaATTATCATTGCgatcattgaccagacaaaaatacaacacaatagataagtagtaacctccagcaatcatggttctgccagtactttcttacaaaacaatgtttacaatataacaatatgtagtatatttatttatttatttatttatttatctactcatttatttatttatttgattgctataccgcccttccagaaatggctcagggtggtttacatagagaaataataaataaataagataagatggatccctgtccccaaagggctcacaatcttaaagaaacataagacagacaccagcaacgccactggaggtactgtgctgggggtggataaggacagttactctccccccccccgctaaataaaagacaatctccatgttaaaaggtgcctctttgacaaatTAGTACAATcgacactcatgattttaccaattgcttcctaaCACAGCTTGCAGTGTAGCAAAATTTTGACACTTTGGTgaaaacattaatatcactgttgGACAAAAAGAGAGACACATAAAAAGGCCACtggcctacctgggaatctagacaaaatagatGACAAAAGTGCCAGCCAAatatctctatttttaaaaaaccgtgAAGCAATACAAGATGAATCGTCTCAACCACTCCTGATTGACACGGACATAACCATTAAGAGAAAGGAATACCAAGATAGAGACCTTCTAAGAGAGCAGGTGATGGTGGGTTTTCCTTGGATCAGAAACTTGGATTAAATGCCATTTTGGCCTTTTCTGGACCTGTGATTCCATCAGTCAATTTTTACCATTCTTCTGAAAGTATGCTTCCCCACTCTGGTTCCACTCTGCATCAGTAAacaagagcagggattctcaacgatgggtccccagatgttattggacttattggacttcaactcccaaaatccccatctgcagtggcctttggttggggattatgggagttgaaggccaataacatctggggacccaacgctgacaATCCCTGAACTAGAGGATACGATGTACTTGTAAGTAGTTGCAGGATAAAGGATTTAATCAGCCGCACAAAACATTCAAGTCTCAAGGCCAGTGTATGCATTTAGTGTAATGAACTCGTTAAGTGTTTCCTGGATTCTGCCATTGCAGAATGTAGGTTGAGGAGCACATATTTGAATATtcccccgtggtggtggtggtgagagattGCCCTGTACACAGTAGGCAAACTCATCAGAGAAATGACTGTGTTAGAATCTTTCTtcttgacatgctagttttctacatgcactATCCCTGCATCTCACTTGTGAAATGGGCTGTAACAGCTTCTGCTTTCAATGCAGAAGGTCCTCGGTTCAATTcttagcatcttcaggtagggctgaatCCGTATAATGCAGCTTCCGCTTCACATATGAAAGCATCATGTACTGTTTATGCTTGAAAGTCACAATTACAGGGGAAGCCAGTTCAGTTTAGTGCTGGCAGTGCCAGTGAGGACTATGTTGGACTGTATGCTCTTCCTATAAACTGTTCCTCAGATATTCAGCCTGATCATATGCAatcttacttggaagtaaataatGTTTTAGTAAGTTTGGTGGTggaacataggatcataggaagctgccatatactgagtcagaccattggtctatctagctcagtattgtcttcacagactggcagatgcttctccaaggttttgcaggcaggaatctctctcagcctgcatatatactttataaccctgtgagtttccaaatccttgtgtgtaaatctttgtagatatatgatgtacaaacaaccacttcgtatataattgtgctttggcaacgtactgtatgctttggtagtttgttggttcaattaaaaaaacaaacttgtcctaaaaaaaaaaaaaaaaatcttgtcctatcttgaagaagccagagagggaacttgcaaccttctgctcttcccagagcagctccatcccctgaggggaatgtcttacagtgctcacacaacttttaaaagggcagtcaagactcatttgttcacccaggcttttaattagatattgttttaattgtgttttaatagttttaactttaaattttaattgttgaaatgtgtcagtctttttattggttgtttttattgttttgtaaactgcccagagaacttgtgttttgggcagtataaaaatatgttaaatagatagatagatagatagagaaagtctcccattcatatacaaccaggctggaccctgcttagttaacgGGGCATgcccctaccacaagaccagctcacaaaTGTCTTCATGTATCTTCTCTTGCAATGTCAATGTAAACTGAAACTATTCTGAgaggtttttcccccctccagtaTTTTTCACAAGACTGATGCTCATTCTGGTAGATTTCAGGCCTGTCTGGGAGGattgctaattgggcaaagaggcacctttcagagtagtgactttctttctttataataagcagtggggaagcaactggccctaatcaaccccagcatagcatccctctagtggctattgctgatgtctaccttgtgtttctttttcagcctGCAagttctttggggacaagggaccatcttcttAATATTATTCTGTCTCTTTCGGAATAACTTTGAAACCTTTATtgctgagaagtggtatataacaGTCATAGTATAGTAACCCCAATCTTTCCAAGGTTGGGGCTAACTGCGTGGCAAGAGTTTTTTCCTCATGGAGTGAGTTGTTTTGGAAGGCAGACCTGCCCATGTTCCATCTGATGTTCAATTATTATTTCATTCCATTattaatgaaaaataaaaaggttGTAAAACCTATGCtttggttattatttatttatgtatttatttattcaatttctataccgcccttccaaaaatggctcagggcactttacacagagaaatgataaataaataagatggatccctgtccccaaagggctcacaatctactaTCATCTCTATAATCTCTATTATCCTTGCTCAGTTGCCAATCTCTTTGGAGAGATATTTCACCTTACCTTACCATTTGGATTCAaagtttctgaaccaacttatGGTTGGTTTCTGAACCAACCACACACTTGATTTAGTCTTTTGTTTggattgcgtgtgtgtgtgtgttccatgggtgggagatctggtggtttccccattgtcatggatggatcactacctggttaaggttggtttcacagccacaattcactcctgcaggggtggtggacccattaggatggtccatccgaaaaggctgctggacccagtaggattccaaaaagtcttggagggtttcaaagttggtcagtgattctgttgatgccctggtgggaacctggaatagggaactcactggggcagtagacatgattgctcctaagcgtcccttccaacctgcttctaaaatggccctttggtatactgaggagttgcgagggttgaagcggctgggtaggtgactggaacacacATAGAGGAGAACttagctcgaatctgacaggctTATGCAGTAGCGATGCATGCGGCAAAACAACAAAGAttttggtctgtgtgcattgcatCCACAGGTTTGTGTTCagagcagagctatcctgggttgtgaagagtttgatttctgctcctgctTTAAACCAGTCCCTGGAAACATTCTGTCGttatgcttttaatgggttctttgtggacaaaatttcCTGTATTCAGGACAACTTAGACTCTACtacttttgcagggtctatgaaggaggtgtccagcaatcccacttgtagtattagattggatcagtttcagcctgtgactcctgaggatgtggacaaggtgcttgggacctactacttgttctctggatccttgcccgacttggctgcttctatctagcagggaaattgttggaggtggcctggtgaatatcataaatgcattgctgagggaggggagggtgcctccttgttcgAAGGAGGCAATGATTGGATCACGTCTTAataagccttccctggaccccttagcgatggatacttataggccagtctctaatctcccttggttgggcaaggtgattgagagggtggtggccaaccagctccaggcagttttggaggaaaccgattatctagacccatttcaaactggctttagagctggctatagggttgagacagcattggtcggcctgatggatgacctttaccggggaatcaaccaAGGGATGTGACTCTGCTGGGCTTTTTAAAATCTCTcagtggtgtttgataccatcgaccatggtatccttctggaccgcctgtgggagttggggatagggggcactgctttgcagtggttccactcctacctctcagctagattccagatggtggagcttggtgaaagCTGCTCCTTAAAACGGGAGccattatatggagtccctcagggctctattccatcaccaatgctttttaatatctacatgaaacggctaggtgaggtcatcaggagatttggtgctgggtgttatcagtatgctgatgacacccaaatctacttctccttttcatcgtcatcatcaggaaatggcattcattccctaaatgcctgcctacaggcaataatgggctggatgagggatgacacattgaaactgaatccaaacaagacagaggtgctcattgtaggaactCATTGTAGGGAatttgagagatgagttagaccttcctgcACTTGATGGTGTTGCACTCCCCCAGTAGGAgtaggtatgcagcttgggagtactcctagacccaggcctcaccctggtatctcaggtggaggctatggccaggagtgctttctatgagCTTTGTCTGATTCGaaagctgtgtccattccttgaagaggatgacctcaaaacagtggtgcatcagctggtaaccgcccggcttgactattgcaatgtgctctatgtggggctgcctttgtacatagtacatACTGAATGCTATGACCATGTATTACCAGCATGGGAGATTTGACAACCTTCTTCCTAGCCATTCTCCTTTCATATGAATGCAAGGAGCACTTTCTTCCTAAGAGAGCACGCTTAAAAGCCACTGTGGGGGCTTCGATTCCtgtctgccatgaaacaaaacaGTTATGGcacttattattttttaaaaacattaaaatcaaccaGTGGACCAATCTCCTTCAAAACCCACAAACTTTATACTATCAGCATGTACAGCCAGCCAGCATGTGAAATTTCAGACTTTCTGGCCAGTAGTTTAGGAATTAATGTTTTTCTATGGGAAATCTGATGTCAGAAATTCTGACTGAAAATACAAAATTCTTAATTggtctttttaatttcagaatTTTCCTCAGTAGGTCAGCCTATGTTTTCTGTGGTTCTACTGCTGTAGGAATTTTTTTTACACATCCAAAACACAACAAAAGAATAgtacaattctatgcatgtttattcagaagcaaatccTATTGTGTTCAGCGGTGCTTCTTCCCAAATAAGTACACATAGGATTACACCTTTGGATGTTTGCCACATTTGGTTATCTTATGATAAGATAAAATGGGACACagatgtatataaatattattttcttAAGACATGCACAGAGACTCCGGTAACTGAGCAGGGAATCAGTGAAATACAAGGAGTGCGTTCGATTGATCTCAGGGGTGCTTGACAAGCTCTCATCTCACCACAGAGTGCAAGTGCTCCTTATTTGGTCCCAGGAATGTACCTTGATCAGCGGATATGCAGATACCAGAGTGTCtggggaaaggaaaaagaagacaGATTAAATGTTATACTATGATATGTATGGCACTGACATTTCATACTATATAATTACAGTCATTTCCCCTAGATTCATTAAAGCTTGTTCACTTTGTCTCTTGTGGCCACTGAAAAACTTTTGTAGGTTTAAAGGTGTAACGTGAAAAACAAGAGGATGACAAAGGGGCCAATTACGATAATTATCATAGCTAAGATTTCTAAGGTAGACTATACAAGCATGTTTTGGAAAGTAAAAGGAGAAAATGCTGCCCACTGTGTATCAAAACAGCTTCATACAAGTAAAGCACTGGGGAGCATCCAGGTCTTTGTTTCAGCATCTTATTATTAGAATCAACACAGATGAGGAATGATGTCAGTCAAAAATCACCCACAGGTGTTGCCAGTGTGGTAATCAGATGATGACGGTTTAATGACTGCCATGGCTCCCCACAAAGAATCTTGAGATTGTAGTTTGGCGATTATGCCAAGAATTCTCTGCTAGATAACAGAGTCCCCTTCTCAGCCCTCAGCCCCATCCCACAGCTATCAGCATTCCCTGGGATGAGGGGGTGGCTATTTAATTTCCTTCTAATAAACAGATTAAATCCGTGAGGTCAAACCACACTAAGAACAATTCCTGGCCTGCATGTATTAGTTCTTACGGTATCAAATCCCACTGATGCTATTGTGTCATGTAAATGTTCCATCTAGCACATATGGTATATGGAAAGTAAACCATTCCCAGCAAGAACTACTTTAAAGGAGCAATGTGGTGGAAAGAGTTTTCCTTTCTGAGtagtccacacaccccaccccacatttggtTTGGGGCTAAAGCAACAAACTAGGGGATGAAATTTTATTTGAGCATACATACCCTATGGCTACAAAAACTGAACTTTTTAAGGAGACATTGTGGTGGgtcagagccaccactgagtgaaCAGGTTCAAGGAACCCAGGTCACCGCCCCTCGGGGGCCGCACCTCACGCCCTTGAaaaagcagggagagtcgctctgggcacactgtgaatgcagcgctggccgatttaactcccaaacgggaccgcgcggctccatttgggagctaaaccacgccccccacctctgatgtcagatgtggggggcatggctaaacgctccctgcatctgacatcagagggagggagcaggtaTGGGGGGTTGAGGCGGTggcagaacccaggctgccattgGCCTCCCTCTGTGCCTGATTGTGGGATTAAGTTATGGCGTATTTTTGTGATAAATTAATACAGCTATGGGAGAGTTAAGATAGCAGAGTTACATCACTGTGGTTGGTTATTTCTTGACAATGTCTGTGACTTTTGTCCCAGTGACTTTTGTATACGCTTGGGAGTTACGTTTTAAGttctggggtgggttttttgcattttaaatttttattagattttacaataacttttatgttcaattacattcatttcttAACTCTACAagcaaataaatgtgttttaagtTTGGGACACAACCACGTATCATTTCTGTTAGTGGCCCAAATGAGGCAAATGAAACCTGTCAGCAACTCTGTTAGTAAAGAACTGACATGTCAGCACAAAAGGTTAAGTAAAATAATTTGTAACAGTTGAAAACTAAATATGCTTAGCTGACAGTTTGAAATTAAGAGATAGGGCTGGATTAATATTGAAAGGAACTTACTGGAATAAGAAATGCCATGGACAAATGATATTTTTGGAGTAAGGGGTTTCTCTGATGTGATAACCTATCACAGAACAAATAAGTGAAGTGAAATATGCCT
Above is a window of Hemicordylus capensis ecotype Gifberg chromosome 2, rHemCap1.1.pri, whole genome shotgun sequence DNA encoding:
- the LOC128341808 gene encoding tripartite motif-containing protein 10-like isoform X3, which encodes MDNLRDSVSRLQDEVICTICLEYYTDPVILNCGHNFCQSCVVQYLEDLSPNVICPQCEEAIQEKSFKPNKQLSNVAEIFKQLSCQAQKEAGGPKERLCKKHLEPLKLFCEEDEALICVVCRESQHHSTHRVSPTEEAAKEHKGRISSLLEAIKEAREKTVGFISSKKEESEELLRQAKTDMQTVVAEFKELHQFLEEQERLFLARVEKVNKEVVKKREKHVAELSEEISSCDSFIQEIEEKCKQPAEEFLQDIKSISQSQPDIYMPDE